A region from the Benincasa hispida cultivar B227 chromosome 10, ASM972705v1, whole genome shotgun sequence genome encodes:
- the LOC120087569 gene encoding putative dehydration-responsive element-binding protein 2H, which yields MPKLEKLQTRRPGSLSVAETLAKWKDYNDHLDSCNDEAKLARRVPAKGSKKGCMKGKGGPENMRCNYRGVRQRTWGKWVAEIRAPNRGSRLWLGTFPTAIDAALAYDEAARAMYGTLARLNFPNISIPTLLKEKESSTKDSPEIKRSSISFLGSTSLSLSSESTITSDHSEDCAVEDI from the coding sequence ATGcctaaattagaaaaattacaaactaGACGGCCTGGTTCTTTATCTGTGGCCGAGACTCTTGCAAAATGGAAAGATTACAATGATCACCTTGATTCATGTAATGATGAGGCAAAACTTGCTCGTAGAGTTCCAGCCAAGGGGTCGAAGAAAGGCTGCATGAAAGGTAAGGGAGGGCCAGAGAATATGCGATGTAATTACAGAGGAGTTAGGCAAAGGACATGGGGGAAGTGGGTTGCAGAAATTCGGGCACCGAATAGAGGAAGTCGGCTCTGGTTAGGTACATTTCCAACTGCCATTGATGCCGCACTTGCTTATGATGAAGCTGCAAGGGCCATGTATGGCACTTTAGCTCGCCTCAATTTTCCCAATATCTCAATTCCAACCTtgctaaaagaaaaagaatcatCAACAAAGGATTCTCCTGAAATCAAGAGGTCTTCAATCTCTTTTTTAGGGTCAACTTCACTTAGTCTGAGTTCCGAGTCCACAATAACATCAGATCACTCTGAGGATTGTGCAGTTGAAGATATCTAG